The DNA segment GAGAATCACCCTTGTAAAACCAACCAGCTATGACGAATCAATTGTTTGAATCCGCCCTCGGTATCACGGCTCTTTGGTATGTTCGAAGTGTTGACTTCGATGCTGCTCAGCGGCAGCTCAATATTGGTGTGGACTTCGTCATTCTTGATAAGCAGCGCACCGACGTGCTTTCGCAAAAACTCAAGCGAATATTTGTTAAGCTTGGCGTGCTTCCAATCCTGCTAGTGGTTGCGGTAGCAATTTTTACTTCAATGTCCGCGAACTTCCTCACGCTTGAGAATCTTACTAACGTAATCCGCCAATCTGCATTCCTTATTATTGTCTCCCTTGGTCAGATGATGGTCCTTCTCGCCGGTGGGTTCGATCTCTCCGTTGGAACAATCCTTGCCCTAACGTCGGTAGTTTCAGCATTGACGATGTCGTTCTTGGCGACCGTATGGCCTAACATGATCCCATTAGTCATCATGGTTGGCTGCCTGGCGGGTTTCCTTTCCGGTGTCCTCGTCGGAGTCGTCAACGGTTTCGGCGTCGCGTTCTTTGGCGTGTCGCCGTTTATCATGACGCTTGGCGTATCTTCAATGGGTTTTGGGATTGCACTTTTTCTAACCGGTGGTACGCCAATCTATGGGATGCCACCCAAATTTGGCTCGGTCGTCGGCTTCGGTTCGTTCCTTGGTATTCCCTTCCCGATTTGGATCACAATTCTGCTCATTGGCGCTTCCTATCTACTTATAAACTGGACGCGGGTCGGACGCGCGTTCTACGCGGTTGGCGGCAACGAGAGGGCTGCGCTACTATCTGGCATCAATACACGCCAATCGCAATTCCTTGTTTTTGTGCTGTCTGCTGGACTTTCGGGGGTCGCTGGGGTCCTGCTCACCGCACGCTTGGATTCGGGAGAAGCTAACATTGGCACCACGATGCCCCTGGAGTCCATCGCTGCATGCGTTATTGCTGGCGTGAGTTTAAGAGGGGGGATCGGAAAGGTTGAGAACGTGATCTTAGGCGCCATTTTTATCAACTTGGTACAAAACGGCATGAACCTCGGACGTATCGATTCCTACTTGCAGACCGTCGTAATTGGAGCAATCCTTATCGCAGCCGTTATTGCTGACCAAATTCGACTTCGGTATATCGCGGATCTTCGCGATTAAAACTGGACAGCCATCAGCATCAAGGGCCTGCTGATTCACTTCATGAGGCGGGCTCGATCAAGTACGCCTGACTGTGCAGGGCCTGCGCTTCTTTTACATGCTTGCCGTCAATGGCTGAAAAAGGCGCAGGCTGGACTGACCTGCAAAATTGGACACTTTTCGGCTATTGCCGAAAGCGCCCTCTTCCATACATCACAGGGTCTAGCCGCTTATAATATCGGCTCTAGGTTTTCTCAGCGCCCGGCGTCAGCTCCGCAATGTCATTACTTGAAACTTCGATGTTTGTGCCCAAGCGGCATCCTCTCGTCCCAAACAGGGTTTGTCGACAATACTTCTTGCCTTTAGACCTCTCATCGATGTTCCAAATCACTTGGCTTCCGCTCTTGCGATTTCAGCATTGATGTCCATAGCATTGGTTCCAAATCATGGTGTTCAATGTCGCATCAACGACCCCATTGCCAACGCGAGCAATAGCAGCGCAAGTAACTGCCAGAACAGCACCGGATTTCTCTCGAGCAAGGACTTGCGACGAACAGGCGTCAAGGTGTCACGCCCGTTAGAAAACCGTTCGAGATCGGCGCAGACTTCAAGCACGTCTTGATATCGGCGAGAAGGGTCAGGCTGCATCGTTTTTTCAAGGATCAGATCGAGCCATTCCGGCGCGTCGGGTCTGTACTGGTAAAGCGGCACGCGACCATTGAAACCATAGGGCAGCTGGCCGCCGCTGAACAGGCGGTAAAGCGTTACACCGAACGCGAAAACTTCGGATCGTGCATCCCCTTTTGCGCCTCTCATCAACTCCGGCGCCATATAGGCAGGCGACCCGGGTGCAGCGTCGGGTTCAGGTACACCCATGCCCGGCATATGTCCGAATCCCAGATCGAGCAGGCGCGTCGCATCGCCCTTGATGATAAGCACGTTCTCGGGCTTGATATCACGATGAAAGATCTCGCGGCGATTCAGCGCGTGGATTGAACGGCCCAAATTTCGCGCGATCGCGAGCGCACGGTTCAGGGCAATAGGCGGCGGTGTTGCCAACAGTTTTTCGAGAGTGACACCCTTGCCGAG comes from the Burkholderia sp. PAMC 26561 genome and includes:
- a CDS encoding ABC transporter permease, which translates into the protein MTNQLFESALGITALWYVRSVDFDAAQRQLNIGVDFVILDKQRTDVLSQKLKRIFVKLGVLPILLVVAVAIFTSMSANFLTLENLTNVIRQSAFLIIVSLGQMMVLLAGGFDLSVGTILALTSVVSALTMSFLATVWPNMIPLVIMVGCLAGFLSGVLVGVVNGFGVAFFGVSPFIMTLGVSSMGFGIALFLTGGTPIYGMPPKFGSVVGFGSFLGIPFPIWITILLIGASYLLINWTRVGRAFYAVGGNERAALLSGINTRQSQFLVFVLSAGLSGVAGVLLTARLDSGEANIGTTMPLESIAACVIAGVSLRGGIGKVENVILGAIFINLVQNGMNLGRIDSYLQTVVIGAILIAAVIADQIRLRYIADLRD